One genomic region from Phragmites australis chromosome 1, lpPhrAust1.1, whole genome shotgun sequence encodes:
- the LOC133930110 gene encoding glycine-rich cell wall structural protein 2-like, protein MAREAHYRTEVGPGTVTARRVLCRAARWGGGRREAETGAGGTARAAEAGAGRRATRGGGGGWRRGEGGRGRGGDTGGARQRRGHGRRKAEAGAGDVARAGAGRRAARGGGRGEWRGEGGRGRGGEASSTRRSTDLQMQWGSGRSPQREKTIGNVSCLKQVVAISQRSYCREWPRLCLETGMVGAIYSRANARKKRLRSLPLMNGRGKRSLVRSPQRKAAYKILAETRSWQGSCRSN, encoded by the exons ATGGCCCGTGAAGCACATTATCGTACCGAGGTCGGCCCGGGCACAGTTACAGCACGACGCGTGCTGTGCCGGGCCGCTAGGTggggaggcgggcggcgcgaggcggagACGGGGGCGGGCGGCACGGCGAGGGCGGCTGAGGCAGGGGCGGGGAGGCGGGCGACgcgaggcggaggcgggggcTGGCGGCGCGGCGAGGGTGGCCGGGGCAGGGGCGGGGACACGGGCGGCGCAAGGCAGAGGCGGGGACACGGGCGGCGCAAGGCAGAGGCGGGGGCGGGCGACGTGGCCAGGGCGGGGGCGGGGAGGCGAGCGGCGCGAGGCGGAGGCAGGGGCGAGTGGCGCGGCGAGGGCGGCCGGGGCAGGGGCGGGGAGGCGAGCAGCACGAGGCGAAG TACTGATTTACAGATGCAATGGGGCAGTGGTCGTAGCCCACAGAGAGAAAAGACCATCGGTAACGTCAGTTGTTTGAAGcaggtggtggcaatcag TCAGCGAAGCTACTGCAGGGAATGGCCCAGGCTGTGCCTCGAGACAGGCATGGTCGGGGCCATATATTCAAGGGCAAATGCAAGGAAGAAGAGACTCAGGTCTTTACCCTTGATGAATGGGAGAGGAAAAAGATCATTAGTTCGAAGTCCACAGCGGAAAGCTGCATACAAGATACTAGCCGAGACGAGGAGTTGGCAAGGCAGCTGCAGGAGCAACTAG
- the LOC133889330 gene encoding serine/threonine protein phosphatase 2A 57 kDa regulatory subunit B' kappa isoform-like, with amino-acid sequence MWKQFIGKLSWKSMKSSSGGGGGGSPPAKPPPLSLRENGAAGKPNVSPPSAAGGAGAEVRSREDAFVQKVNICCVVFDFSDRGKDSPEKERKRQMLMSLVDCIGAAEEPLTEVMISACVRMFAVNLFRVFPPKVRSGTAASETEEDEPFFDPSWYHLQVVYEFLLRFVTSPFVDPKVARKYVDSTFVSRLLDLFDSDDPRERDCLKTILHRIYGKFMGNRPFIRKAVSNIFYRFVFEADHHNGIAELLEVFGSVISGFAKPLKEEHKLFLWKALIPLHKPKTVGVYLPQLTYCITQFIEKEPKLAGTVIRGLLKYWPVTNSQKEMMFLGELEEVLELTDMAEFQKCIVPLFRRIANCLNSSHFQVAERALFLWNNEHLFDMISQNRQVILPLIYPALERNTRWHWNQSVLNVTMNVRKMFLDMDEKLLLACQSNFQEEEEKRAATAERRRLMWEQLERNAAHGYQPVIADASFPAPHSLGRLVAPTVT; translated from the exons ATGTGGAAGCAATTTATTGGCAAGCTGTCGTGGAAGTCGATGAAATCCAGctctggcggcggcggagggggatCGCCGCCGGcgaagccgccgccgctgtctcTCCGGGAGAATGGGGCCGCGGGGAAGCCGAACGTCTCGCCGCCGTCGGCCGCAGGGGGCGCTGGAGCCGAGGTGAGGTCCAGGGAGGACGCCTTCGTCCAAAAGGTGAACATTTGCTGCGTGGTGTTCGACTTCTCCGACCGGGGCAAGGACTCGccggagaaggagaggaaacGGCAGATGCTCATGTCTCTGGTCGATTGCATTGGCGCCGCCGAGGAGCCCCTCACGGAGGTGATGATCTCGGCTTGCGTGCGCATGTTCGCTGTCAACCTTTTCAGGGTCTTTCCGCCCAAAGTCCGGTCTGGAACTGCGGCTTCGGAGACTGAGGAGGACGAGCCGTTCTTTGATCCGTCCTGGTACCACCTTCAAGTTGTGTACGAGTTTCTCCTTAGGTTTGTGACCTCGCCATTCGTCGATCCCAAGGTAGCTAGGAAGTATGTGGATAGTACCTTCGTTTCGAGGCTGCTCGACTTGTTTGATTCTGACGACCCGAGAGAGAGGGATTGCTTGAAGACGATATTACATAGGATATATGGCAAGTTCATGGGAAACCGTCCATTCATCCGTAAGGCCGTGAGCAATATCTTCTATAGGTTTGTGTTCGAGGCGGATCATCACAATGGGATTGCTGAGCTGTTGGAGGTGTTTGGCAGCGTAATAAGTGGGTTTGCGAAGCCATTGAAGGAGGAGCATAAGTTGTTCCTATGGAAAGCATTGATCCCGCTTCATAAGCCAAAAACGGTGGGAGTGTATCTGCCGCAGCTGACATATTGCATTACACAATTTATTGAGAAGGAACCAAAGCTTGCCGGGACTGTGATTAGAGGCCTGTTGAAGTATTGGCCGGTTACAAATAGTCAGAAGGAAATGATGTTCTTGGGGGAGTTGGAGGAGGTGCTGGAGTTGACTGACATGGCTGAATTTCAGAAGTGCATTGTCCCCTTATTCCGGAGGATTGCGAATTGCCTGAATAGCTCTCATTTTCAG GTTGCTGAGAGAGCTTTATTCCTATGGAACAATGAGCACTTGTTTGatatgatctcccaaaaccgtCAAGTGATTCTACCGCTTATATATCCAGCTCTGGAGAGGAATACCCGTTGGCACTGGAACCAATCGGTCCTCAACGTTACGATGAACGTGAGGAAAATGTTCCTCGACATGGATGAGAAATTGCTCCTGGCTTGTCAGAGCAATttccaagaggaagaggagaagcgAGCTGCGACCGCGGAGCGGCGAAGGCTTATGTGGGAGCAGCTGGAGCGGAATGCTGCCCATGGGTACCAACCAGTGATCGCCGACGCAAGCTTTCCGGCACCCCATTCATTAGGTCGCCTTGTTGCCCCCACTGTGACGTGA
- the LOC133930119 gene encoding uncharacterized protein LOC133930119 — MIGSSNAEKTDMAMELQAALTKAKLDARSALRVQAVDISSIKLLVPITLDLQVGNYAQWHGLFEVTLEKFSLDDHVHAPSSSSLDAQWLRLNAFVCSWLYVVVSIDLLAMVMDSAATSRDIWSRIEGLYRDNTDTRVIYLKQEFHKLMQGLMFVADYCRKQKTLADELTVMGTPIVDKSLILNTLHGLNQRFAHMRMLLSMQLLLPTFLVVHLALLLEELMMSTKDSAPSAPKPPPITLPKTPTTVPPMATPTAMAPPTIGNTTVAPLPTTIIATPDGGSRNTTLPGGQGHAS; from the coding sequence ATGATAGGCTCCTCCAATGCCGAGAAGACTGACATGGCGATGGAACTCCAGGCCGCCCTCACCAAGGCAAAGCTCGATGCCAGGTCCGCTCTCCGGGTGCAGGCCGTCGACATCTCTAGCATCAAACTCCTCGTCCCCATCACTCTCGATCTCCAGGTGGGCAACTATGCCCAATGGCATGGCTTGTTCGAGGTCACCCTCGAGAAGTTTTCCCTCGATGATCATGTCCATGCACCCTCCTCTTCGTCTCTGGACGCGCAATGGCTTCGTCTCAACGCCTTCGTCTGTTCTTGGTTGTACGTTGTTGTCTCCATCGATCTCCTTGCCATGGTGATGGACTCGGCGGCCACATCACGTGACATTTGGTCACGCATCGAAGGCTTATACCGCGACAACACCGACACTAGGGTCATCTACCTCAAGCAAGAGTTCCACAAGCTCATGCAAGGTTTGATGTTTGTAGCTGATTATTGCCGCAAACAGAAGACCCTCGCCGATGAACTCACCGTCATGGGCACACCAATTGTCGACAAAAGCCTCATCCTCAACACTCTCCATGGCTTGAACCAGCGTTTCGCTCATATGCGCATGCTGCTATCTATGCAGCTTCTTCTGCCGACCTTCCTCGTTGTGCACTTAGCACTTCTGCTTGAGGAACTCATGATGAGCACAAAGGACTCCGCACCTTCAGCTCCAAAACCTCCTCCAATAACTCTTCCTAAGACACCGACGACGGTTCCTCCTATGGCCACACCAACAGCAATGGCGCCTCCAACAATTGGCAACACAACGGTAGCTCCTCTTCCAACAACTATCATCGCAACTCCAGACGGTGGCTCACGCAACACCACACTACCCGGTGGCCAAGGACATGCCTCCTAA
- the LOC133890268 gene encoding auxin-responsive protein IAA1-like, with translation MSVETERSSTESSAVSGLDFEDTALTLTLRLPGSTSSSSSSSPDPDRKRASSDADPDHSPLTAAASSDAPPAPKARVVGWPPVRSYRKNALADVVGSSKAKQAAKFVKVAVDGAPYLRKVDLEAYAGYDQLLRALQDKFFSHFTIRKFADDERKLVDAVNGTEYVPTYEDKDGDWMLVGDVPWKMFVETCQRLRLMKSSEAVNLAPRAARLAFLKERGNFALLRFFT, from the exons ATGTCGGTGGAGACGGAGCGTAGCTCCACCGAGTCCTCCGCCGTCTCCGGCCTCGACTTCGAGGACACCGCCCTCACCCTCACCCTCCGCCTCCCCGGCTCCACctcgtcgtcctcgtcctcctcccccgACCCCGACCGCAAGCGCGCCTCCTCTGACGCCGACCCTGACCACTCACCCCTCACCGCCGCCGCATCCTCCGATGCTCCCCCGGCCCCCAA GGCGCGGGTGGTGGGGTGGCCGCCGGTGAGGTCGTACCGCAAGAACGCGCTCGCCGATGTCGTGGGGTCCAGCAAAGCCAAGCAGGCTGCCAAGTTCGTCAAGGTGGCCGTCGACGGCGCGCCCTACCTGCGGAAGGTGGACCTGGAGGCCTACGCCGGCTACGACCAGCTCCTCCGCGCGCTCCAGGACAAGTTCTTCTCCCACTTCACCATCC GGAAGTTCGCCGACGATGAGAGGAAGCTAGTGGACGCGGTGAACGGGACGGAGTACGTGCCGACGTACGAGGACAAGGACGGCGACTGGATGCTCGTCGGTGACGTCCCCTGGAA GATGTTTGTGGAAACCTGCCAACGCCTTCGTCTCATGAAAAGTTCCGAGGCTGTTAACTTAG CACCAAGAGCCGCCCGATTAGCCTTCTTGAAGGAAAGAGGAAACTTTGCTCTCCTGAGGTTCTTCACGTGA